A single region of the Triticum dicoccoides isolate Atlit2015 ecotype Zavitan chromosome 2B, WEW_v2.0, whole genome shotgun sequence genome encodes:
- the LOC119368621 gene encoding protein N-lysine methyltransferase METTL21A-like, producing MHAVLHVDVAGRSLAVVERDGAHDPATGRALTGSWLWDSAVVLATHLASARHGTIHGATVLELGAGTGLPGIAAVACLGAARCVLTDVGPLLPGLRANAEANGLTPAQADVRELRWGEDADLPDCELLRVDVVLMSDVFYDPEEMPAMAATLRRLWRDGTVGWATSEVRCGVQDCVDVLREHGFDVAEVDRVTRPLLRDPTQASDFAVYRVELRRPH from the coding sequence ATGCATGCGGTGCTGCACGTCGACGTGGCCGGGCGCTCCCTGGCCGTGGTGGAGCGCGACGGCGCGCACGACCCGGCCACGGGGCGCGCGCTCACCGGCTCCTGGCTCTGGGACTCCGCCGTCGTCCTCGCCACCCACCTTGCCTCGGCCAGACACGGAACGATCCACGGCGCCACCGTTCTCGAGCTCGGCGCCGGCACCGGCCTCCCGGGCATCGCGGCCGTCGCGTGCCTCGGCGCCGCGCGCTGCGTGCTCACCGACGTGGGGCCGCTCCTGCCGGGCCTCAGGGCCAACGCCGAGGCCAACGGTCTCACGCCCGCGCAGGCCGACGTGCGGGAGCTGCGCTGGGGCGAGGACGCCGACCTGCCCGACTGCGAGCTCCTGCGCGTGGACGTGGTGCTCATGTCCGACGTGTTCTATGATCCGGAGGAGATGCCGGCGATGGCGGCCACGTTGCGCCGGCTGTGGCGGGACGGCACGGTGGGGTGGGCGACCAGCGAGGTGCGGTGTGGCGTGCAGGATTGCGTGGACGTGCTGCGGGAGCACGGCTTCGATGTGGCCGAGGTCGACAGGGTCACCAGGCCGCTGCTGCGCGACCCCACACAGGCCTCCGACTTCGCCGTCTATCGCGTCGAGCTCCGGCGGCCTCATTAG